Sequence from the Paenibacillus tundrae genome:
TCTGCTCCGATCCAGACTTTCTTGCCTAGGTCGTCTGCCTCGTCCAGTTCCTCCTTGGACAGATCGTACATCTGTTGCGCACTGTCGCGATACGCCATGATAGCTACTGCATCGAATTGAGAGATAACCCAGTGGCTGAACGTCCCTTCATTCTCAGATGACTGACGGGCATCGAGCCAGAACGGAATGGCAGCGCTCATGTACAATCCTGCATCCTCTCCCGCTTCCGTCCAAGCCTTCATGTTGTCTTGCCACTCTGCAATCACACGGCTCTCCTCATTCTCCCAGCGTTTCAGTTGATACGGCTCTACATCCAATTGGATGCCTTCAAAACGTTCATTCTTAGCAGAAGCTGCATTATATGCTCGCACTCGCTCAATAAAAGCCAGTCCTTCTTCCCGTTTCTCCGTATAAGCCCAATCCGCATGACCATTCAGGGCATGTACGTCAATCTCCGCCACCTTCGCAGCGGCAATAAATTTACGGTACGTATCATCGGATACTTCATCCTGTATTTGCAGGAAGATTACATACACGCCCTGCTCTTTGGAAAATGAGATGATTTCCGGTGTCTGCTCTGCAATAATGGAAGCGTCCCACAGCCAAGTCGCTTTGTGTTCCTCATGAGAGAACCACTTGAGCAGCCAGGGCAGAAGCAGCAGGCAAAATATCAGTGCCAGAAGTACCCATTTTGCCTTCACCGGAACCTTCCTCCATCGTGTCATTGGATTCCTCAGACGAGCAACGCTTCACTTGGTTCAAGCACAGGGTGTTGTACCGAGTGACCAATCTTATAAATATGAGGCTGTGTATATGTGCGGAATGCATTACGTGTATCAAGAATCGGTACACCGAGCTCCGAAATTTCACGATATGGAAGATCCTTATGATTGGTAATCAGCACGATGCAATCGTATGTTTTGAACTGTTCCAGATTGAACACTTCGCTGTGTACGGTATCGCCATGTTTGTCCAAGAATGAATCAGCATACGGATCGTAGTAGCTTACATTAGCTCCACTTTCCTTGAACAATTCATATACTTCCAGTCCTGGGGACTCACGCAGATCTGCAATATTCGGCTTGTATGACATACCCAGCAGCAATATATTGGAATTTCGAACAGATTTGGCGTATTCGTTCAAAATGGTTGACGTTTTATTCAGAACATAATATGGCATGTTGTCATTCGTCGATTGTGCCAGCTCAATGAATTTACTGTAGAAACGGAATCCTTTTGCTTTCCATGACAGATACATTGGATCCAGCGGAATGCAGTGACCACCGATGCCGGGACCCGGATAGAATGGCATGAAGCCAAACGGTTTGGTTGCAGCTGCATCAATGACTTCCCAAATGTCGATGCCCATGCGATCACACATCATCGCCATTTCATTCACGAAGGCGATATTCACGCTGCGGAATGTATTTTCAAGCAATTTAGACATCTCCGCTACTTTTGGTGAAGATACGGGTACAACGGTTTGCACATATTTACCATACAACGCCGTTCCTAGCTTAAGGCAAGCTTCGGTAGTGCCTCCAATGACCTTAGGCGTATTAAACGTAGTGAATCGTCCGTTGGACGGGTCAACCCGCTCTGGCGAGAAGCAGAGGAAGTAGTCTTTGCCTGCTTCATGTCCGATTTTGTCCAGCTTCTGTTGAATCAGCTCTTCGGTAGTTCCCGGATAGGTTGTACTCTCCAGCGTGATCAACATACCTGGTTTCATATGCAATTTAATCTGATCCACTACCGTCTCAATGTACGACGTATCTGGATCTTGGTTCTCGCTCAGTGGTGTTGGTACACAGATACTCAACGCATCGATGACACGCAGCATACTATAATCTGTCGTTGGTTGGAAACGACCTGTCTCCATTACCTTTTTCAATTCCTCAGATGAGATATCGTGAATGTATGAATCTCCGTGATAGATACTCTCTACCTTAGAAGCATCGAGATCAATTCCGATGACAGTGAAGCCTTGATTCACCATTTCTACAGCAAGTGGAAGCCCTACATAACCGAGCCCGACCACGCCGAGTACTGCTTCTTTATTTTCAATTGCATTTAATAATGAGTGGAAATGTTGATTATGCATGATAGTCCCTCCAACAATGATTTGATTTTGTGTGAAATTTGTTCTTTTGTCTATCGTTATCTCTTTGGCATTTGCATAAATTCACAACTATCTAGTGCAGGCACCGCCGAATACGAGCATCCAGCTCTACAGGTGAGAACGGCTTGGTCATATAATCATCAACCCCGCTACGGAAGCATTGGCTGATCGTTTGCTCCACACGCTGCTCCGTCAGAACGACAATTTTGGGGGGCTGCTCTATCCCCAACTTCTGGATATGATGAATGAACGGCAAGCCGTCAATGCCATACAGGTTCAATTCGGTCAGTACCAGATCTGGTGCCACCTTCTCGATAAGCTCCAGTGCAGCCAGACCATCTACAGCCTCATACGTCTCGTAGCCTTGCATCTTCAATCGCAATTGCAGAAACTCACGTACGGTCGGATCATTATCTACAATTAAAATACGTTCTGGATCTGCTGATGTCTTGTCCAGCGTGTAGATATGAATCTCCGATGAGTCTACCAGCTTCGAGGATTCAGCCATATGCTGAATGGTCGCCTGTGAAGGACGATCCTTATCCGTGAAGCTAGCCAGTGTAATCTGTGGATCGGCACCGGGTACCGTTTCCTGTAGTTCATGCTTGATCCGAAGTCCTGCATAGTGAATTTCATCCAAGGTTAATCTCGGCAATAGAACCGCAATCGTCTGCGTAGCCCCATCTTTCCACAACTGGAAATCATAATCATGTGTCTGCTCCAAATGTGTTCGGATCTGCTGTTCTGGCTGAATATTCCCTGCACAGTGGATGAACATTAAACCGCATGTTCCGGCACCCGTTTCCTTCAACCCTTGCTCTACACTTCGATACACATTGACCGCAGTCTCACGCTGCAATGTTGCCGTATTTGGCATGTTCTTTTCCACCCTTCTTCTTCAGTAATAATCAAGCAGCTTTGCTTGCACCCTTTTCTTCTTCTGACCAGCTCTGGCGAGTCATCGTGCCCCATGAATTGTTGTTTTGCATAAACTGAATGTGACCCTGCAATCTCCAGAGCACACCGAGCTGATGATAACCTACAAATTTCAAGGCAGAGAATACCAGCATTTTGACCAGATCAGATAGCTTGTTGTAACGTTTAAATGCAATTTCCTCCAGCACTAGCGCGCCTACACTCAGCAGATAACCACTCACAAAATTCAACAATCCGAACAACACGAGGATCGGCCACTGCGTCATATCCATCAGCACGTATCCGGCAAGTGCCAGAAGTCCGGTAATCCGGAAATAAGGGTTGAGCGCTTCAAAAATGACATTGTACGGCATCGTCACCATGCCCATTACTTTGTATTTCGGATTGAACAACATGCCACGATTCTCAAGCATGTTCTTCAGATTTCCCCGTCCCCAGCGCTTGCGCTGACTGGACAAGATCCGGTAGGAATCCGGCGCCTGTGTCCAACATACCGCTTCAGGACAGAACGCCACGCGATACTTCAATTTATTTTCCAGCATATAGCGGTGAAGCTTGATAATAATGTTCATGTCCTCCCCAGGATAACCATCCCGGTAGCCTCCGACGGCAATAACTGCATCCTTACGGAACATACCGAAGGCACCTGATACAATGATCAAGCCATTCATATGGCTCCAGCCAATTCGTCCGCCGAGAAAGGCTTTGAGGTACTCAATGGACTGGAACATCGGCCACATTTTGCGAGGAAGAGATACATCCTGTACGGCTCCATTTTCGATCTTACAGCCATTAGCTATACGAACATCGCCGCCAATCGCCACCGTCTCTTCTGGGTTCTCCATGTACATGCGAGCCATACGGATCAAAGCATCCTTCTCCAGAAGCGAATCGGCATCAATTGAAGAGATAAGAGGGTAGTGAGACAGATTGATTCCTGCATTAAGTGAATCCGCCTTACCACCGTTCTCCTTATCAATGACATAGAGATCCGGGAATTCTGGATTATGATAGATGCCTCGTATGTTTTTACATGCGATTTTGCCATGCATTTTCGTGTTGGTCATGGGCTTAAGATTGTACTCTTGCAGTAACTTCTTCAACGTATCGTCACTCGAACCATCGTTAACCACGATGACCTCGTACGTTGGATAGTTCAGCGTCATGAGACAGTTTACATTTTCAATAATCGTCAGTTCCTCATTGTATGCCGGTACCAGCAAGGAGACCGAAGGCACCAGTTCCGACCCTGACAACGTATTGTATTTGGAATAGTGCGAACGCCGGAATATCGTCCATATGTTGCGGAATGAAAGGGCTAAGATGGAGAAATATAGTGTGTTAACAAAAACCACATAATATATAGCCACCATACCGTAGATTAATAAAAGATCTCTAAGCAGTGTAATCCCCTCCTACCGTTGCCACACCTGTACGTTTCTTGCTAGTGCGATGGTCTATTGGTGAGCCAAAATACCGATCATAAAGCAGCCTTTTTTTGTTATGTGCGATCATCTGTTCAACAGCTCTATGATCCGTTCCCGTATGTTGCATCGTGCTCTCAATCTGCTGCATCGCAATTTCACGCTCTACATTTGTACCCTGTACAGCAGCTTGGCACAGCGCTTCAAATCCAGGCTCACCCAGCTTCGCCAAACTCTCGGCACTGTTGTATCGCACGCCCCAATCTTCATCTCGCAGCGCTTTGCGCAGTAACGGGATACTGCCTGATGCATGCTTCGAGCCCAGCGCTTGAGCGACTTCGGCGCGTACCTCAGGATCTGCATCCTGCATTAATTTCAAAATCGTCTCATCTCGCAGTGCAGGGCTTGCGCTAAGGTACAGCTTCACTGCCTCAGCACGTACATCCCGCTGCTCCGCGCCCACCAGTTTGTGAAGAGCAGGCATCACTTCTGGAACAGCCTGTCCCCACATAGCTACAAGTCCTACTTTTACAAAGTCGGGATTACGGTCTTCTATTAATTCAATCAACAGCTTACTCGTATCCATGCTTGTTTCAAGTAGAATATCTGCAGCTAGGTGATGAATGGATTTGCCTTTGGTTAACAGCACCTCAAGCATCTCCTTTAACTCTCCTTGACGAACGGTGCTTCTCGCAATTGAGCGAGCAATCATGATCGCCATCGGACCAGGCTTCTCATCCTTCAGCAATTCCATAAGTCCCGGAACAGCCTCTGGACAACGCATGCCCCCTAAGCGAAACGCTGCATCGATCTGACGACCGTAACGCAGTCTGCCCAGTTCTTTTAGGTCATGCTCTACAAAACCTGACTCACGGCACAAAGCAATGAGCTTGTCGCGGTACTCTCCCTTGAACTGATCGATCCATTCAATCAACTTATTCTGGATAACCCTGCGCTCTAACGGAGCAAGCTTGCCTGGTGGCAGCTTCAGTTGACGATTCTCCGTCAGTGCAGTTTGCAAGTACGTAAAGTAGTCCCGCTGCTTGGATTCGTACCACTCCATCTTGCGCTGTTTGCCATTGTGGGACATTTTCATGGCAAACAGCAGGATTACGCCTACAACAACAAGCGCTATACAGATATATAGAAATAGATAAGCTAGTGCCAAATTGGGAAACATTCGAAAAAGTCCTCCTTATATTGCGTGTTCAAAAAGGTCGGTTTTCAGTACCAAGAAAATGGGATGAAGATAGAAATGGAGTAGCGGAGCGTAGATTAAGCTACGTGAGCAACGGACATTTCGGCTGAATCCCATATTCGAAGCTGAGATGTCGCTTGCGCATCCTTCGTAATCAAAAGCGGACTTTTTGAACAACCTCTTATCTTGATTTATTCGGTCTGAAAACTAGGTATTCGTTCAAAACGTTTCTTCATTTCCTCATAACTTAGCTTCAAACGCTCGCTGTACTCTACCTGTTCCCAAGGTTGCCACTTGTACATAGGCAATGTCTTCAAGTCCAGTGTGTTCGCTTCGCCTCCTGGCCATGACACTTGACCAGTAGAACGCTCCATTAACCATGGAACCAGTGTAATGCCCTCTACGGTTTCAGTTTGGAATTGTCGTCCTTCCTGAAGTGCTCCATAGTTGATGACTTGCAGTGAGCTTGGATCACCGAACCCAAGCAACATCCAAGGAATTCGCATCTCTACCTGATTTCCGTTATACTGCCAGGCTGTTAACGAATCTGTATCAGACTGCCCTGCCGCTGTAGTTCCTCGCTTCAGCGCCCCCACCTTTTCGTTCATAAACGGGTGAGCCGATCTGGTATCCGGCGGTGTCATCCTCAGGCTTACCGCCAGGTTCCACGGCTGGAATGGATTAGCTGAATCGGCTGAATCCTCTGGCAACATGTCATAGCCATCCTTACCATACAGACGACGATTAAAATCATAATCTTTGGCAATCTCCACTTGAGATTCAGCATCCTGCCCCAGCGTGATCACCGTTTCGAGTCCATCACTGATCGTTCGACCCGGAAGTCGCTCGCCAGGCTGATTGCCTCCTGCAAGTGTGTCTGTACCAATGTGCAGCACCGTCTGCTTCGGATCAAACGGCTGATCTAAGGTCATGCCGATGTACAGGTAAGCTTCGTCATGCGTCAGCTTCATCTCCTGAATGCCCTCCACTTTACCCTGCCAGACCGTTACCTCATCATCCTTCAGCTGCTCCCAATCATCCAAGCTGCCATCAATGGTCAACTGCTCCTGTTTCCCAGGATCCATCGCGAGCAAACCAAACATCTTCTCGTTGGTCAGCACGTTTAACCAATACGCACGCCTGTCTGCTGGAATTTCGAGTGGCATCGTGTTCCAAGTTTTCTTGAACCATTCGTCCTGCCACATGAACAAGATCGCTCCTGCATACCCT
This genomic interval carries:
- a CDS encoding response regulator transcription factor, which gives rise to MPNTATLQRETAVNVYRSVEQGLKETGAGTCGLMFIHCAGNIQPEQQIRTHLEQTHDYDFQLWKDGATQTIAVLLPRLTLDEIHYAGLRIKHELQETVPGADPQITLASFTDKDRPSQATIQHMAESSKLVDSSEIHIYTLDKTSADPERILIVDNDPTVREFLQLRLKMQGYETYEAVDGLAALELIEKVAPDLVLTELNLYGIDGLPFIHHIQKLGIEQPPKIVVLTEQRVEQTISQCFRSGVDDYMTKPFSPVELDARIRRCLH
- a CDS encoding HEAT repeat domain-containing protein, whose product is MFPNLALAYLFLYICIALVVVGVILLFAMKMSHNGKQRKMEWYESKQRDYFTYLQTALTENRQLKLPPGKLAPLERRVIQNKLIEWIDQFKGEYRDKLIALCRESGFVEHDLKELGRLRYGRQIDAAFRLGGMRCPEAVPGLMELLKDEKPGPMAIMIARSIARSTVRQGELKEMLEVLLTKGKSIHHLAADILLETSMDTSKLLIELIEDRNPDFVKVGLVAMWGQAVPEVMPALHKLVGAEQRDVRAEAVKLYLSASPALRDETILKLMQDADPEVRAEVAQALGSKHASGSIPLLRKALRDEDWGVRYNSAESLAKLGEPGFEALCQAAVQGTNVEREIAMQQIESTMQHTGTDHRAVEQMIAHNKKRLLYDRYFGSPIDHRTSKKRTGVATVGGDYTA
- a CDS encoding nucleotide sugar dehydrogenase, coding for MHNQHFHSLLNAIENKEAVLGVVGLGYVGLPLAVEMVNQGFTVIGIDLDASKVESIYHGDSYIHDISSEELKKVMETGRFQPTTDYSMLRVIDALSICVPTPLSENQDPDTSYIETVVDQIKLHMKPGMLITLESTTYPGTTEELIQQKLDKIGHEAGKDYFLCFSPERVDPSNGRFTTFNTPKVIGGTTEACLKLGTALYGKYVQTVVPVSSPKVAEMSKLLENTFRSVNIAFVNEMAMMCDRMGIDIWEVIDAAATKPFGFMPFYPGPGIGGHCIPLDPMYLSWKAKGFRFYSKFIELAQSTNDNMPYYVLNKTSTILNEYAKSVRNSNILLLGMSYKPNIADLRESPGLEVYELFKESGANVSYYDPYADSFLDKHGDTVHSEVFNLEQFKTYDCIVLITNHKDLPYREISELGVPILDTRNAFRTYTQPHIYKIGHSVQHPVLEPSEALLV
- a CDS encoding glycosyltransferase family 2 protein gives rise to the protein MVAIYYVVFVNTLYFSILALSFRNIWTIFRRSHYSKYNTLSGSELVPSVSLLVPAYNEELTIIENVNCLMTLNYPTYEVIVVNDGSSDDTLKKLLQEYNLKPMTNTKMHGKIACKNIRGIYHNPEFPDLYVIDKENGGKADSLNAGINLSHYPLISSIDADSLLEKDALIRMARMYMENPEETVAIGGDVRIANGCKIENGAVQDVSLPRKMWPMFQSIEYLKAFLGGRIGWSHMNGLIIVSGAFGMFRKDAVIAVGGYRDGYPGEDMNIIIKLHRYMLENKLKYRVAFCPEAVCWTQAPDSYRILSSQRKRWGRGNLKNMLENRGMLFNPKYKVMGMVTMPYNVIFEALNPYFRITGLLALAGYVLMDMTQWPILVLFGLLNFVSGYLLSVGALVLEEIAFKRYNKLSDLVKMLVFSALKFVGYHQLGVLWRLQGHIQFMQNNNSWGTMTRQSWSEEEKGASKAA